A region of the Nodularia sp. LEGE 06071 genome:
GTAGGCAAACCAATCGTTAATTTTGTCCGCCTCGAAGAACGACAGCCTTTTCGTAGTCAACTCAGCCAGCTATGCCAGTCGGACAACGTGAGAGAATTAGTTGTGCGTCTGCAACAAAATCACGGCGAGTACTTTGACGCAGCTTTCACAGTGGCTGTAGTGCGTAATGAACAGGGTAAAGTTAACTCTCTGCGTTGGCTGTTGCGTAATATTAGTGAACGTCAGAAAAAGAAGACAGAACTAATCGATAATGACAGTGATTTAATTCAGGATCGCCCGATATATAAACATCCCAAAGGAGAAACTATTCTCCTGAATCCTTTAGTCGTTTGGTATGTTCGCCAAGGCTTAGTTAAGCTCAATACTTTTTGTGAAACTGGTGAAGAGATATTGATCGGATTAGCGACACAAGACATGGTTTTTGGCTCTAATATGACTTCTCTACCCATTTATCAAGCCACAGCCCTGTCAGATGTCGAATTAGTCTCAATTTACGTCGCAGAGATAGCTGTAAACCCAATGTTGAGCCATATTCTGTTACCAAAAATCAATCAACGGTTACAACAGACAGAATCTTTTTTAGTGATTGCTGGTAAGCGGCGGGTGGAAGAAAGACTTTACCATCTATTGCAACTTTTAAAACAACAAATCGGCGAGCCTGTAGCAGAAGGCACTCGCTTAAGCGTTCGCTTGACTCATGAAGATATTGCTAGTGCTTGCTGTACTACCAGAGTGACAATTACCCGCTTGATGGGAAAATTACAACAACAAGGTTTAATTAGTTTTGACTCCAAAAAATATATTATTTTGAAAGATTAACACCGCTGCGCGGAAGTCAAAGGTCAAAAGTCAAAAGGCTTTTATTGTGCAGGATAAATAATTTATGTTAGGGATCATTGTGTTGATTTTCTAATATGCAGACATTCGGCAATACTACTCGATCATCGAGTTACATCTTAGCATTGGACTTAGGTACGACAGGTAACCGCGCTTTTGTATTTAACGTAGAAGGGAAGATTATTGGGCAAGCATACAAGGAACTGACTCAGTATTATCCTCAGCCGGGATGGTTAGAACACGACCCTGAAGAAATCTGGCGGGATACCTGCTGGGTGATGCAAACCGCTATTAAAAATGCTCAAGTTACACCATCGGAAATTGCGGCATTGGGGCTAACTGTGCAGAGGGAAACTTGCTTAATTTGGGACAAAACGACTGGGAAGCCATTACACCCAGCGATAGTATGGCAAGACCGCCGCACTTCTGCTGTTTGCCATCAGTTGCAAGCGCAAGGCTACGCTGAAGAAATTTCCGATCGCACTGGCTTAGTTATTGATGCTTATTTCTCGGCTACTAAGTTGAGATGGCTATTAGACCATTGTACTGGAGTTGACCGCAAAAATATCTTAGCTGGGACAATTGATACTTGGATATTGTGGAATCTTACAGGGGGAAAAGTTCACGCCACCGACCACAGCAACGCCAGCCGGACAATGCTGATGAATTTGTCTACTGGTGCATGGGATCAGACACTTCTCGAATTATTACAGATTCCGGCTGAGATTCTGCCCCAGATTCTGCCCAGTTTAGGTAAATTTGGCGTTACTGATCCGGCTTTGCTAGGCACTGAAATTCCGATCACTGCCATTTTGGGAGACCAGCAAGCGTCCCTATTTGGTCATGGATGCGATCGCCCCGGTTTAATGAAATGCACCTATGGTACTGGTAGTTTTTTAGTGGCTCACACTGGCTCAAATATTGTTCGTTCTCAGCGGCAACTAATTTCTACAGTGGCATGGACGCAAGCCCAAAATGGTAATAAGTTAGATATGGGTTATGCCTTGGAAGGCAGTATGTTTACCAGTGGTGCTTGTGTTCAATGGTTACGTGATGGCATCAAATTAATTAAAACTGCCGCCGAAACTGAAGTCATGGCTAATCAGGTGACAGATACAAATAAAGTCTACTTTGTGCCGGCTTTTAGTGGACTAGGCGCGCCCTACTGGGATATGAGCGCTAGAGGAGCTTTCCTTGGGATTACCGCCAGTGTACAACCCCAGCATTTAGTTCGTGCAGTTCTAGAAGCGATCGCCTACCAAGTTCTAGAAGTAGTCCAGGCAATCAATGCCTCTTCTGATACTCCCATGCAGCAGCTAACTGTAGATGGTGGTGCTTGCGAGAACAATTTTCTCATGCAGTTTCAGGCAGATATCTTGGGAATTCCCGTAGAACGCCCCAGGATGCGCGACACCACTGTACAAGGTGCCGCCTTTGCCGCAGGTTTAGCTGTGGGATTTTGGCATGACTATACAGCATTAGTCAGTCAAAGGCAAATAGACCGCATCTTTGAACCAGGCAAAGGCCAGCATCAAGCACAAGCCAACTTCGCTATGTGGCAACAAGCAGTTAAACGGACTCTGGCTTGGGGAGAATAGGGAAGCCGGAAAAGATGAGGGAAATTTTTCCCCCTCATCCCCATCATCTCCCTCGACTGACTTCTAACATCAACTTTGAATCCCAAGTGTAGTAGCCAATTTTTTCAGGGACTCTGGAAAATCGCCCGGTGCGATAGCCTCGTGATAGTTCATTCAGCACCTTAGTTTTCACCTCTCGCACTTCTTCCTCATCTAGTTCACCATAAAGACCGGTGATGATGTCCGCCACACTGAAAACTCTCCCTGAATGTTTTTCCAAGAAATCAGAAAGAGCATCGATCAAAAATTGACCCTCAAATTCTTCAAGCATGGGGACTACATTTGGATTGGCGCTGGGGAGTGGTTTCTTCTTGTTGTACTTGGCAGATTGAGAGTAACCTTTGGTCTTATTAGAGGTTACTAAACTTAAGTTGAGAGTGTAACAACCAGGCTCGTCAGGAATCCCAAACCAGACACGCCTTTCTCTACCCTGTGTCAGCGAAGATTGGACTCTACCTTTGACAACCTTGAAAATGGGCGGCTCTAAATCTCCATAAAGCGATCGCACAATAAAATCTATATGACAAACAGTACCCAGATGTTCGTGCAGCAAACTTCTGATCGCTTCCATCCGACTTTGAGGTTGATACTCAGGTAGCATGGGAATGTCTGGAACTTTGATTGATTGATCTTGACTGGCTAGGGATGTGGTTGATACTGGCGGTTCGGGAATCTCTGTAGTTGTCGCAGAATTATCTATTTCCCCGTTGTCTGAATCTGAAAGTTCAGACCCAGTAGAGTTAACACTTTGATCAGGTACAGATGACAATGAGTCTTTTGCCGTCGGGGGGGAGAGCTGATGACGCATCTGCACGTTTTCCAGATGAGCGATGGTCGCATTTGAGGAACAACAGTTGTTAGACAACAAAGCATCCACATGATCGAGTTGCGATCGCGCCTGTGTGTATAAGCTTTCATACTCTTCTACGAGGCGAGCATAGTAGTCTCGTAATTCTAATAGTGGAGAGAGAAAAGCTTCGGGGGGTTCTAATGGTAAGAGATTATTCATCAAGCTTTAAATCATCCTAAATCAATATCACTTTTGTAAGTCATGGCTCTAGGTTTTGCTTTTTGAGATGACTGATGAGATTTTTTTGGTGCTTGCGGTGGTCGGCATTCCTCGCAATATAATGGACGCGGACCGAAAGTTTCCCGTTGTGTAGTTTGGTCGCATTGCTTACAGACAAAATGGAAAACACGAGTATGAATCTGTCTTTTATGCGCCCTGACAGTATATTCCCTAACATCAATGAACTTACTAGGCATAATCCAAAAGAGTGAATTTGTTTCCTATCAATATAGCTATTCAAGCAAATGAAATCAGATCCGTGTATGTTCAATTGTAAGTTTTATTTCCATCAGTGATTTGGGTTCAGCATAACTTGGGAGTAACCAATAGGCTATCTGCTGGAGATAGATATAGTAATTATCAGCATTCAAGTGTCAATCCCCTCTATGTCTCTGGGTTACTAAATATAGAAATTAGACATATTTCCGGCAAAATTTATGACAAATTGGCTGAAGTGTCCATATTGCACTTCAGGTTATCTGTTTTTATGCGGGTCAAATAATTTTAGATTTTGGTTAGCGAGTCAGCGTTCGCGCAGCGTCTCGTAGAGAGCGTCGTATTTTGGTTCGACCCCAAAGATAAATCAGATGGCTTGTACAATTCAGGAACTATTGGTCAACAAAGATCACGAAAAACCGCCTCACAATAGTAGGAAGCGGTGGTCTGATTCAACCGTATTTCTCGGTGATGTCTATGAGGTTGTTTTTAGAATCTACCTTGCGAAAGATTTAAGGATTTCGTTGAAGTTAAATCAAGAAATTTTTTGTCCTGATTTATACCTGATGTCAAGTATCTTTTGATCCGAAA
Encoded here:
- a CDS encoding PAS domain-containing protein → MNIEHFIQSAEALHSRLADLYQTASVLPWIPPELLPQAFKELYSTSKMVQLAAEELYQQNEELIQTRNWLEAERQRYQDLFELAPDGYLVTNGEGIIQEANLAAAQLLNVSRQLLVGKPIVNFVRLEERQPFRSQLSQLCQSDNVRELVVRLQQNHGEYFDAAFTVAVVRNEQGKVNSLRWLLRNISERQKKKTELIDNDSDLIQDRPIYKHPKGETILLNPLVVWYVRQGLVKLNTFCETGEEILIGLATQDMVFGSNMTSLPIYQATALSDVELVSIYVAEIAVNPMLSHILLPKINQRLQQTESFLVIAGKRRVEERLYHLLQLLKQQIGEPVAEGTRLSVRLTHEDIASACCTTRVTITRLMGKLQQQGLISFDSKKYIILKD
- the glpK gene encoding glycerol kinase GlpK, which produces MQTFGNTTRSSSYILALDLGTTGNRAFVFNVEGKIIGQAYKELTQYYPQPGWLEHDPEEIWRDTCWVMQTAIKNAQVTPSEIAALGLTVQRETCLIWDKTTGKPLHPAIVWQDRRTSAVCHQLQAQGYAEEISDRTGLVIDAYFSATKLRWLLDHCTGVDRKNILAGTIDTWILWNLTGGKVHATDHSNASRTMLMNLSTGAWDQTLLELLQIPAEILPQILPSLGKFGVTDPALLGTEIPITAILGDQQASLFGHGCDRPGLMKCTYGTGSFLVAHTGSNIVRSQRQLISTVAWTQAQNGNKLDMGYALEGSMFTSGACVQWLRDGIKLIKTAAETEVMANQVTDTNKVYFVPAFSGLGAPYWDMSARGAFLGITASVQPQHLVRAVLEAIAYQVLEVVQAINASSDTPMQQLTVDGGACENNFLMQFQADILGIPVERPRMRDTTVQGAAFAAGLAVGFWHDYTALVSQRQIDRIFEPGKGQHQAQANFAMWQQAVKRTLAWGE